A window of Planctomycetia bacterium genomic DNA:
GACTCTGGTACAGGCCAATGTTCACCCCACCTACGGTTAACGTGCAGACCAATTATCCAGAAATCTATGCCAGGCAGTTGGAAGTGCTGGCCGTAGGCGCCAAGAAACGCCTCGAACTCTGGCGACAACTCAGCGACGAAACCGCCAACATGCGCAAGAAATTGTCGATCAAGCACAATGTGGATTTTTGATTTTTGGAACCTGTCGAAAACTGTGGCAGGGTTATTCGGTACCCCGAATGACCCTGTAGACATGCAGAATGGTCGCGTATTTGGACTACTTGTTCACGGAATCTTACGACACTTTTGTAATTGTCGAAAAGTTAATTGAGTGGAAGACAACTTACGTTTGCAAATTATGTCAGGTTTGAGAATCGCGTTGCGCCTTGCCCAGAATTCAAGAGATGCGAATGGGTAAGATAACCTTGAGAATGTTCCAATGTTGACCCCATCCGTCACATCAATCGCCACATGGACTACAGTAAGCAGAATGGTATTCGGGTGTTGATACACTTTGGCATTTAATTTGTCGAAGCTTCCTATGGCTCTCTTCGTTTCCAGAAATTGTTCCGCATGTGCTTTGTCATATAAGCCTGAATCATGAAATGCATACATACTGACATCAGTCATTACTGCTCCTGCATTGATTAAAAAATACACGACGCAGAAGCAGTGGTATGTATCAGATTGCACGATGGCATCATAATAATGAACATCGTTGAATATGATCGTCGTTGCCTTCCTGTAAACAGCAATCCGATAGTTTGGCGTGATTTTCTTAAGGCACATCTGATAGAGGTTCTCTTTTTTCGTTTCAGTAATTTGCACAGTATCAAAATCTGCCAACAAGGCGTTGTTCATGGCATCGATTGGGATTAACAGATTGACCATGATTATTTCGCACAACGTTTTTTGTGTTCTAAGGCAGATAATCCTTGCATCATCAAGTGGATAGGTCTGTGTGCCACATTCATCACTGCATCAGTTTCCTCACTCGTTCACGTATGCCCTCAGGCCACTGTACCGACTGCTTCCGCAACTGCTGCTTCAACTTATCATTGAAGTCGCTAGGTTTCACGGTTCCCGCATCTGTCTGCTTGAGCACCAGTTCAAACCGTTGCGGGCTGCGCATCATGCCGATCAGGGCCAGTTCCCGGTTTTCTCCCTTTAAATGGGAAAAAGCCTGAGCGATCAGTTCTTCTGCTTCAGCAGTAGGAACGTCAACCAAGCCACTTACGGCGCCCATCTGCATTTCATCATTGCCTCCCGCAGGCAGATACTTTTTCAAGTTCCGTATCGCCAGTTCCGGCTTATCCAGGGCAATAATACGCAGGGCATCGTAGCGTGTGCCAGTATGCACCTTTTCGTTGTGTGCCATGACATGTGATTCCTTCAACACCCATCGCCAGCGTGCCTGTCTATCGGGCGAATCGATCAGTTTTTTCAACTGTTCATGAGGCCACAAATCAACCAGGCCGTGTCCGTTGATGACTCCACCGCCAATGACGACTGCCTGCCAGTCACGCAGTTTGTCTCCTTCTTTAGGCATCGCCATATCCATGATGCGCTGCACGATAGCGAAATCATTTTTCTTCGCTGCTGCGATGGCAACACGCCAGATCCACGGAATGCGTCGGTATTCTTCCTTCAAATCATCAGGCATATCCTTCGTCATGGCAACCAGCAGTTCAGGAGCCAGCGACAGGTTATCCTCAATCGTCTTTTGCCGATCTTTATCTGATAGCTTGTCGTTCAAAATCTGCTGGGCAATCGCATTCACGTCTGGTTTCTCCCGCGAAGTTCCTTCCGCCAGGTTCAGTCGATGTTCGGCTGGTGCAATATAAACGGTGCGCAAATCCATCAGGGCGCCTTTGAGAGGCCCAGCCGGTCGCAGCTTCACCCGCTGTACGCCCGCCTGAAGTTCAATAGCCAGGGCAACACGCACCCGCAGGTACGATGACCAGCCTCCCGTGCCAGCCACTTCATGGTTCACCGTCGTGCTGCCTATTTCCAGCACATAGGGATTGCCCGCATTGTCGTTGGCACAGGCCCAGTCGAAGTAGACATCGTATTCGCCTTTGACAGGCACATCAATTGTCCACGAGACGTAGTCCTTGGCATCATGCCAGTAGCCGATGTTCTGATAGTCTTTTTCGAACGTGATATCCTTGCCGTAGATTTCCGCCTGCTCCGCTTTCAAAGTGTGAACACTATTGACCGGTAGAATCACCCCGGCTGGCGTGTTGCCTGCCAGCACCTTGTAATTGGCCCGCAGGCTGGCCAGGTAGGCAATCAAGTCGCTCATCGCCGCGGGGTTGATTTCCTTTTCCAGCCCCTCGGGCATGAGCGATTTGCCACTCGCTTTGATTTCTTCAATCTCCGAACGGAGCAGCGTTTCCTGCCTGCCTTCCTTGCCTTTGAGCGTGATGGCATTGCCCGATTCACTGCTCAACAGACCGGTGATGGTGCGTCCTTCCTTGGTGACGCAGACATATTCCACATATCGATTGTCAAGGTTCTTGTTAGGATCGAGAATTTCCTGCAGAAGGAATTCGTGCGTTCGATTGGCGAGTGCCGTCAAGTCCGGGCCAACCGCATGCCCCTGTTCGCCCAGTTGATGACATACTGAACAGGTCTTGGTGAATACTTCTTTGCCGTGCTGAACATTTCCCTTCTTGCTGATCGCCTGGGAATACTCGGCAATCAGCCCGGCACGGTTGGACGAAACCTGACTGAAAAGTTGCTCTGCTTTCTGCCTGATGGCATCTTTCCGCGAGAGCAGCAACCGTTGCCTGCTGCTGGCATCTATCTGCGATACCGCGATCAGTTTCTTCTCGACAGCTTCCAGCAGATCCCTCTGCCATTCCTCCCGGCTCAACATCAAATCGACGAGTTGAGAGCGAATGGCTGGTGAAAAGACATGCCAGGAAACCAGCATCAGCATCATATTACCCGAATTCATATTTTTAGCCAGCACGGCAAACGCCGCCTGCTGTAATGCCGGGGTCTGATTCTGATGCAACAGTGAAAACAGCAGTGAACGGGATTCATTCAGATTATCATCCTTTTGACCTGATCCCATGATAATCGAAAGCGCCGCCAGTCGATCTGTTTCGGGAGTGGATTCATTCTTCACCAGCGCCCGTGCAGCACGATACATGGGTTGCAGCAGCGCCTGGTGTTCTTGACTGACCGTTGCTGCCTTCAATACGGGCAACGACGCGACGGCACGATATTGCCAGGTGGCATAGCCCTTGTCGCTTGGAACCGCGAGTCGCTTCAGCATGTTGTTGCCTGCGGTTTGCGGGTCTGCTGTGAGAGTTGCAATCAACTGCATCATCAGTTCCGGCGAAGCTTTGCCCTGATGCGCAGCCTGGATCATGGCTGTTAAGAAGGTATCGCCATGTTCAGGTCGCAAACTACTGAACACCGCTGCCCGCAGATAAGCATCGTCGGGATGCGTCAGCAGAATGGAAGCCAGTTGGTTACCGCCTTCACCCTTGAAGTGAGAACCGAGCGTCCAGGCCATCTGCATCAGAACAGGGACCGATTCCTTGCTCAACCGTTCATTTGTTACGCTATCCAGCAGCCCGTTTAATGCAGGCAATTTTTCCGCCAGCCGCCAGCCGGTTTTGCGTACTGCTTCATGGCTATCGGTAATGGCTGAGCGAATCATCCCGGCATCGAGCTTGCCTAGCAACGCCAGTGTTGAGAGCAACTGCACTTTTACCTCAGGTAATTTGGGCAGTTGCCATTCGAAGGAAGTTTTCATTTGCGAATCTGACTTGTTCCACAGCAGTTGCATCATCGCCAGGTCGCGCTGTGTACCATTCGGCGAATACAGTGCTCCAATCAACTGAGCTGTATCCATGCGATCAAACCGGGGAACAGCATGCGCTTTGCCGTTGGCTGGCTTGATACGGAAGATGCGGCCCATGGTGCTGCCCGCCCGCACATCGAGCTTTGCTAAATCTGCTGGCGGTATCCAGATCGGGTGCTCAATCACCAGGCGGTGCATGTCAACAATCCAGATGCAGCCGTCAGGTCCAGTTCGCATCTGTACCGGCCTGAACCAGTTGTCGATGCTACCCAGGAATTCAAAGTTAGGTTCATCAGCAGGACGTTGGCCGGTGAACGTAGCGCCCTGTTGTTGAAGCTGCAACCGATGTACGATCAGATTGACTGGTTCGCAGGTGAAAAGCTGCCCTTTAAGTGATTCGCCCAGCAAGGTATCGCGATAAACCCCCAGTCCGCATGCTGCCGTCGGCCAGCCCGGCGGGCCGGAGAGTTCAAACAGTTGCACTTGCGAACGCAACGGAAACAGACGGTTGGCGTTGTTGCCTGTGGGCAGAAAGATGCTGTTGGCAGGTGGTTTCACCGAAGCATTTCGCGACAGATAATGATCAGCAATCGGATAATGCCGGGCCAGCACCGTGTTATCGCAGCCGAACCAGTTGTCGAAATCATCGCGTACCCGGCCTTGCTGTGTTTGGCCAGTTGCAGGTTCCAGTTCGCCGGTATCGGGTTTGATTCGAAAATCGCGATTGCCCAGGGCATAGGTTTTGCCATTGAAACTCTTGATGTTGCCACCAAAGAGACCGCAGGAACCATAGACCCACCCATCGAGTCCATACTCCAAGCTGTTGACTCGTGCCTGGAAATTGTGCGTGCCGAACCCTGAATAGAGTTTCTTCACGACATCCGCTTTGCCATCGGAATCGGTATCTTCGGCATAAAGAATATCGGGAGCAGCACAAACCAACACACCCTTGCGCCAGGCAGTCACCCCAGTAGGGTAGGGGATGTTATCAAGGAACACAATGCCCTTGTCATACTTGCCATCGCCGTTGGTGTCTTCGAGTATGCGAATGCGTCCGCCTCCTTTTTTTGGTCTATTTTCGCGCTTCACGTACTCAACCTTTTGGAGCGATTCTTTGGGATTAACAATCTTTATTTCT
This region includes:
- a CDS encoding neutral/alkaline non-lysosomal ceramidase N-terminal domain-containing protein, producing MRCLLLSFLVFVFPEISLAQPATVPVGVAKVDITPSYPVRLSGYGFRRTESEGVLQKIYAKAMVIGDKEPVMVLAVDVCGLSHEFVEKFAEQLKQKLGLPRDRLAVTVTHTHTAPMVGGYLTTLFGVAVPEDHQKRIDQFTQELQEKMLTVAEQAWKNRQNSHLSWGIGFAGFARNRRPAALQTPSVYGSNASPLAPLPGGERGKLPVDHDLPVMAVRDEAGKLRAIWVNYACHCTTMSLNKITGDWAGYAAQFLEEENPGCITLVSIGCGADSNPERADRQDKIEYAEKQGGFVAAEVKRMLNGFLAPLPGKIVSKYDTFTLPLSALPSEQTLQERAKKNDAVGYQARMCLERLAKGEKLPAEIPYSVQTWSFGNDLAMVFLPGEVVVDYALRLKQELHAQRLWVNAYSNHVPCYIPSERILKEGGYEGGGAMVYYNLSSPLASGVEDKIIKTVKEQLPAFSPPYDDVTKLAGTRPMSAQQSGAVIKVDPKYTVELVACEPLVVDPVAISFGVDGRLWVAEMGDYPAGAESQEIKIVNPKESLQKVEYVKRENRPKKGGGRIRILEDTNGDGKYDKGIVFLDNIPYPTGVTAWRKGVLVCAAPDILYAEDTDSDGKADVVKKLYSGFGTHNFQARVNSLEYGLDGWVYGSCGLFGGNIKSFNGKTYALGNRDFRIKPDTGELEPATGQTQQGRVRDDFDNWFGCDNTVLARHYPIADHYLSRNASVKPPANSIFLPTGNNANRLFPLRSQVQLFELSGPPGWPTAACGLGVYRDTLLGESLKGQLFTCEPVNLIVHRLQLQQQGATFTGQRPADEPNFEFLGSIDNWFRPVQMRTGPDGCIWIVDMHRLVIEHPIWIPPADLAKLDVRAGSTMGRIFRIKPANGKAHAVPRFDRMDTAQLIGALYSPNGTQRDLAMMQLLWNKSDSQMKTSFEWQLPKLPEVKVQLLSTLALLGKLDAGMIRSAITDSHEAVRKTGWRLAEKLPALNGLLDSVTNERLSKESVPVLMQMAWTLGSHFKGEGGNQLASILLTHPDDAYLRAAVFSSLRPEHGDTFLTAMIQAAHQGKASPELMMQLIATLTADPQTAGNNMLKRLAVPSDKGYATWQYRAVASLPVLKAATVSQEHQALLQPMYRAARALVKNESTPETDRLAALSIIMGSGQKDDNLNESRSLLFSLLHQNQTPALQQAAFAVLAKNMNSGNMMLMLVSWHVFSPAIRSQLVDLMLSREEWQRDLLEAVEKKLIAVSQIDASSRQRLLLSRKDAIRQKAEQLFSQVSSNRAGLIAEYSQAISKKGNVQHGKEVFTKTCSVCHQLGEQGHAVGPDLTALANRTHEFLLQEILDPNKNLDNRYVEYVCVTKEGRTITGLLSSESGNAITLKGKEGRQETLLRSEIEEIKASGKSLMPEGLEKEINPAAMSDLIAYLASLRANYKVLAGNTPAGVILPVNSVHTLKAEQAEIYGKDITFEKDYQNIGYWHDAKDYVSWTIDVPVKGEYDVYFDWACANDNAGNPYVLEIGSTTVNHEVAGTGGWSSYLRVRVALAIELQAGVQRVKLRPAGPLKGALMDLRTVYIAPAEHRLNLAEGTSREKPDVNAIAQQILNDKLSDKDRQKTIEDNLSLAPELLVAMTKDMPDDLKEEYRRIPWIWRVAIAAAKKNDFAIVQRIMDMAMPKEGDKLRDWQAVVIGGGVINGHGLVDLWPHEQLKKLIDSPDRQARWRWVLKESHVMAHNEKVHTGTRYDALRIIALDKPELAIRNLKKYLPAGGNDEMQMGAVSGLVDVPTAEAEELIAQAFSHLKGENRELALIGMMRSPQRFELVLKQTDAGTVKPSDFNDKLKQQLRKQSVQWPEGIRERVRKLMQ